One Lachancea thermotolerans CBS 6340 chromosome F complete sequence DNA window includes the following coding sequences:
- the RTC1 gene encoding Rtc1p (similar to uniprot|Q92271 Saccharomyces cerevisiae YOL138C Hypothetical ORF) — MSRSQSPSLNDGLSTSNSRHSSSHSRFSLHKAFPQLSGNASFNGTSPKTKLPSRFSGGSNPPYMDSLKEQESSSSSSRSNFRRANYVNPGRIRSSGLKYSLQAPKELSSIDKINDPASRSIVISGKNHLGLYRFREDYGKLELTLDLFNIDQKAASLRTTTRKTSTISDVKAGFHNYKNYVAICGTSTSVSIYDINRANLVDGPASMVLSKHTRSINSVDFNMAQTSLLISGSQDGCIKVWDLRSSQGRKNKSDLTINSGSDSVRDVKWMPTYDFPNNDDVVAGPSNRSHRFASIHDSGLLLTYDLRQPSQAEKRINAHSGPGLCLSWHPTLDYIMTGGRDGKCCLWNMGSKPLNPASFQNIHHNSSFSTSAASSFTQGFSANSVTNFINSPEAVVNTAHPLTKLKFRPSAIPEVFDSVIALSSLGENSDVSLYSLSRSYIPKNVLTTNSPSCGFVWWNENLIFNIDKQNMVTGWDLGKEPTVLDNLPKNKIAWRDIEGDGLVFLAQDKGGYESGGPDGMSVSTETRNFSQSRLSTTTMSNLFPSHTMRQNSSVSSFPALNTHSNSGANLGDRPSLPRTVTSYSKGAYTQTYGSYNTHSSHHNSAASASASSIATELGSEHVLSPRMISLDLPHILNSIRSAKIENYAKKPSRPGSAAFKDSPVEVFKFLSRELKFSYMHDRNFNKPENLTDQDDLAQSVDDNDLKSHLITRFGFSENNTWTKFIKKSNSPEKDAAVENGTKVNEASIEKVTNSPNDTGSDELSSISKLSTEPKKSDLAERNITAIRQRVKHFIELVSMCDHNAEIYLYIDDLSNFKIWMMMRDSLLWELKQITDSLETDGGSLLSESLLVNPDVTRHSNGARKQSMASDYSSFSTSEVGSTTGVQALPEFRGPHSLSTPPRATTSFGAKEPSSLKKRESTIDENLSETEIEAKGLPKEDIKNLRNQISKHQIGDEVAIEDEEEDKFEEKSSAGTDASNKNIPIIPSERKVSFVDQFINSMRSPKTLHGDFETDGSRMANSASTKRSSQPSFSSSLAGLITRRLSDQSPKTKPKDLIYSKSSGSIAKNSSDLFDFQNVEGNNSPRVLTQKSKISMLLKGLKKSETAPPWDASRLIKKIFEQSVATGNVLLTISIILLFQTTFKVTSTTVVKNALSEFINILHKYELFEIAANLLKFCPWDDILEAGNGQCTVRIYCERCKKLLVNESSKEKFTEEWKRTGRQEVMKRFGYWYCDNCSKRNTLCVLCEQPLKKLTFCVLNCGHEGHPECFKKWFMNEEMSECPSGCSGFLL, encoded by the coding sequence ATGAGCAGAAGCCAATCTCCCTCCCTTAATGACGGACTTAGTACATCCAACAGCAGGCATTCAAGCTCCCATTCCAGATTCTCTCTGCACAAGGCGTTTCCACAACTGAGTGGGAATGCGAGTTTTAATGGCACTTCTCCGAAGACCAAATTGCCGTCTAGGTTTTCAGGGGGTAGCAACCCTCCATATATGGATAGCTTGAAAGAGCAAgagagctcttccagctcaaGTAGATCGAACTTTCGTCGGGCTAATTACGTGAATCCCGGCCGCATCAGGTCCTCTGGTTTGAAGTACTCCTTGCAAGCACcaaaagagctttctaGTATCGACAAAATTAACGATCCCGCTAGCAGGTCGATTGTTATTTCAGGCAAAAACCACCTAGGACTTTACCGTTTTCGCGAAGATTATGGCAAGCTGGAGTTGACATTGGACCTTTTTAAtattgatcaaaaagcagcgaGTTTGAGAACAACTACCAGAAAAACTAGTACCATATCAGATGTTAAGGCAGGCTTCCACAACTACAAAAACTACGTTGCTATATGTGGAACCTCGACTTCTGTTTCAATATATGACATCAACAGGGCAAACTTAGTCGACGGACCCGCTTCCATGGTTCTCTCAAAGCATACCAGATCGATCAACAGTGTCGACTTTAATATGGCACAAACAAGTTTGCTAATAAGTGGAAGCCAGGACGGCTGTATAAAAGTTTGGGATCTTCGTTCGAGCCAAGGTCGTAAAAACAAGAGCGACTTAACGATAAACAGCGGGTCTGACTCAGTACGCGATGTTAAATGGATGCCTACGTATGACTTCCCTAACAACGATGACGTTGTGGCCGGGCCCAGCAATAGAAGTCATAGATTTGCTTCTATCCATGACTCGGGGCTACTCTTGACTTACGACCTGAGACAGCCGTctcaagctgaaaaaaggATAAATGCTCATTCAGGGCCGGGGCTCTGCCTCAGTTGGCATCCCACCTTAGATTATATTATGACAGGGGGCCGAGACGGCAAATGCTGCCTCTGGAATATGGGCAGCAAACCCCTGAATCCCgcaagttttcaaaatattcatCATAACAGTTCATTCAGCACGTCGGCTGCGAGCTCTTTCACTCAAGGCTTTTCCGCCAACTCAGTTACAAATTTCATCAACTCACCTGAAGCAGTTGTTAACACCGCACACCCTTTAACCAAGCTGAAGTTCAGACCTTCTGCAATTCCAGAAGTATTTGATTCCGTAATTGCTCTTTCGTCACTGGGTGAAAATTCAGATGTTTCTCTTTATTCACTCTCAAGGTCATATATCCCGAAAAATGTACTTACAACTAACTCACCTTCATGCGGCTTTGTTTGGTGGAATGAGAACCTTATTTTTAACATTGACAAACAGAATATGGTCACTGGCTGGGATTTAGGAAAAGAACCTACAGTTTTGGATAATCTGCCAAAGAATAAAATAGCGTGGAGGGACATTGAAGGTGATGGGCTGGTATTTCTGGCGCAAGACAAAGGCGGGTATGAGTCTGGCGGGCCAGATGGCATGTCTGTGTCCACCGAGACTAGAAATTTTTCGCAAAGTAGACTAAGCACGACAACAATGAGCAATTTATTCCCTAGTCATACGATGAGACAGAATTCAAGCGTATCTTCATTTCCAGCGCTCAATACGCACTCGAATTCTGGAGCGAACCTCGGTGATAGACCCTCCCTTCCACGTACGGTCACGTCATATAGCAAGGGCGCCTATACTCAAACATATGGGTCCTATAATACGCACAGCTCGCATCATAACTCAGCAGCCTCTGCCAGTGCTTCATCAATTGCAACGGAATTGGGCTCAGAGCACGTTTTGTCGCCAAGGATGATCTCCTTGGATCTACCACACATTCTTAATAGCATCAGAAGtgccaaaattgaaaactATGCCAAGAAGCCCAGTCGCCCTGGTTCTGCAGCTTTCAAGGACTCCCCTGTCGAAgtcttcaagttcctttCGCGTGAACTCAAGTTTTCGTATATGCACGATCGaaatttcaacaaaccAGAGAATCTCACTGATCAAGATGACCTTGCTCAAAGCGTGGACGACAATGATTTGAAGTCACACCTTATTACGCGATTTGGATTTTCTGAGAACAACACCTGGACTAAAttcatcaagaaaagtAACTCCCCAGAGAAGGATGCTGCCGTTGAAAATGGAACTAAAGTAAACGAAGCCAGTATCGAGAAGGTTACTAACTCTCCAAATGATACGGGGTCAGATGAGCTCAGCAGCATATCGAAGCTTTCGACTGAACCCAAAAAATCAGATTTAGCTGAGCGCAACATTACGGCTATTCGGCAAAGGGTAAAGCATTTTATAGAACTTGTTTCCATGTGTGATCATAACGCCGAGATATACTTGTACATTGATGACTTATCcaatttcaaaatatggATGATGATGAGAGATTCTCTACTATGGGAGCTCAAACAGATAACAGACAGCCTCGAAACTGATGGAGGAAGCCTTCTTTCGGAATCATTGCTCGTTAACCCCGATGTCACGCGTCACTCTAACGGGGCTCGCAAGCAATCTATGGCCTCGGATTATAGTAGCTTCAGCACAAGTGAAGTTGGGTCTACGACTGGAGTTCAAGCTTTGCCCGAATTCCGCGGCCCTCATTCCTTAAGTACACCTCCCAGAGCCACCACGAGTTTTGGGGCGAAAGAACCATCGTccttgaaaaaaagagagtCCACTATTGATGAAAACTTGAGTGAAACTGAAATCGAAGCTAAGGGCTTGCCCAAAGAGGACATTAAAAATTTAAGGAACCAAATTTCTAAGCACCAAATTGGCGACGAGGTTGCCattgaagacgaggaggagGACAAATTTGAGGAAAAAAGCAGTGCCGGAACTGATGCTTCTAACAAAAATATTCCAATTATTCCCTCTGAAAGAAAGGTGTCTTTTGTCGATCAATTTATCAATAGTATGCGCTCTCCTAAAACTCTTCACGGTGATTTTGAGACCGACGGGAGCAGAATGGCTAATTCTGCGAGCACTAAAAGATCATCACAACCCAGTTTCAGTTCATCACTTGCTGGTTTGATAACTAGAAGGCTATCCGATCAGTCTCCAAAAACCAAGCCCAAAGACTTGATTTATTCAAAGAGTTCCGGAAGCATTgcaaaaaacagcagcgaTTTGTTTGATTTCCAAAATGTTGAAGGTAACAATTCACCAAGGGTACTGACTCAAAAATCGAAAATAAGCATGCTATTGAAGGGTTTAAAGAAAAGCGAGACAGCACCGCCTTGGGATGCTTCTAGGCTTATaaaaaagatttttgaacaaTCTGTTGCTACCGGGAATGTGCTTCTTACTATTAGCATTATACTGCTGTTTCAAACTACTTTTAAGGTTACTAGCACCACAGTGGTGAAAAACGCACTTTCAGAATTTATCAATATTCTGCATAAGTACGAGCTATTTGAAATAGCGGCAAATTTATTGAAGTTTTGTCCTTGGGACGACAtacttgaagctggaaatGGCCAATGCACCGTTAGAATTTACTGCGAGCGCTGTAAGAAGCTCTTGGTAAACGAAtcctcaaaagaaaaatttaCTGAAGAGTGGAAGCGCACAGGTCGGCAGGAAGTGATGAAAAGGTTTGGATATTGGTATTGCGACAATTGCTCGAAACGGAATACGCTTTGTGTTTTGTGTGAACagcctttgaaaaagctcacGTTTTGCGTACTGAATTGTGGTCATGAAGGCCATCCCgagtgcttcaaaaagtggTTCATGAACGAAGAGATGAGCGAATGTCCTAGTGGATGTTCTGGTTTCCTTTTGTAA